From a single Micromonas commoda chromosome 5, complete sequence genomic region:
- a CDS encoding predicted protein: MQSLMGAATGVEIVPAHTYARLRFDDAADQAVQHLALVLQSHRGSPYEGQFVSQAEPRAGTSLRHFPADPAQHGAPEEKKPYGRDLGRCARLASTPSGFPRRRIDSITVARWN; this comes from the coding sequence ATGCAGAGTCTGATGGGAGCCGCGACCGGCGTCGAGATAGTGCCGGCACACACCTACGCGAGGCTTCGTTTCGACGATGCGGCGGATCAGGCGGTGCAGCACCTGGCTCTGGTCCTTCAGTCTCATCGTGGATCTCCCTACGAGGGCCAGTTCGTGTCGCAGGCCGAGCCCCGAGCGGGTACGTCTTTACGGCATTTTCCCGCGGATCCAGCCCAACACGGTGCTCCCGAGGAAAAAAAACCCTACGGGCGCGATCTTGGCCGCTGCGCGCGTCTCGCATCGACCCCGTCGGGATTTCCTCGCCGGCGAATCGATTCCATCACTGTTGCTCGATGGAATTGA
- a CDS encoding glycoside hydrolase family 103 protein (related to peptidoglycan lytic transglycosylases), protein MSQALGCSPRWGAEPTRRTGFGPRQRSIRSLVTCIRCVSPSDGAPDAPRGGAKSSGRTLLRIAMGAATVAAPWVSPFVASTVTQPGVARAATTWKSMKDLPAIEPGAHPALTVRELTPRQREFTAWLDGVREECIRRGISEETVGSCFNELEPLPETVVEKTASSHVLNPEKNLSVEAYLRRMVSKDRVTKGAALLVEHAELLNEVEREYGVPPEILVAIWGIESHFGGFQGEHDCIRALATLGFEHRHWKGDYFGNELVEAVRIIDEGHVPPEDLVGSWAGALGQCQFMPSNFHRYAVDKDDDGRADIWRSLPDVFASMANFLKQYCEWNPNVRPAGFRVTVEGDQLPEDVIGGWWGERKTPKPASYFLWNGVKPLHNTLRLPRSAESVLLMPEGKDGPAFLALCNFRAIMRYNPSTNYAMAVSMLAQEIVDEVAAVRKEA, encoded by the coding sequence ATGAGTCAAGCGCTCGGGTGTTCGCCCCGCTGGGGGGCCGAACCGACGAGGAGAACCGGGTTCGGCCCGCGCCAGAGGTCGATTCGATCGTTAGTGACGTGCATTCGGTGTGTGAGCCCGTCGGATggcgcccccgacgcgccccgaggaggcgcgaagAGCTCGGGAAGGACCCTGTTGCGCatcgcgatgggcgccgcgacTGTCGCGGCGCCTTGGGTCTCCCCTTTTGTGGCGAGCACGGTGACCCAACCTGGGGTggcacgcgcggcgacgacgtggaagAGCATGAAGGACCTGCCCGCCATCGAACCCGGCGCGCATCCGGCGCTCACGGTCCGCGAGTTGACCCCGCGTCAGAGGGAGTTCACTGCGTGGCTCGACGGTGTCCGAGAGGAGTGCATCAGGCGGGGGATATCCGAGGAGACCGTGGGGTCGTGCTTCAACGAGCTGGAGCCGTTACCTGAGACCGTGGTGGAGAAAACGGCATCCTCGCACGTGCTGAACCCGGAAAAGAACCTCAGCGTGGAGGCGTACCTGCGAAGGATGGTGTCCAAGGACAGGGTGACtaagggcgccgcgctcctggTTGAACATGCCGAACTCCTCAACGAGGTAGAACGGGAGTACGGGGTGCCGCCGGAGATACTGGTGGCCATATGGGGCATAGAGAGCCACTTCGGCGGGTTCCAGGGTGAGCACGACTGCattcgcgcgctcgccacccTTGGATTCGAGCACCGGCACTGGAAAGGGGATTACTTTGGcaacgagctcgtcgaggcggttAGGATAATCGATGAGGGTCACGTTCCCCCGGAAGACTTGGTGGGATCGTGGGCGGGAGCGCTGGGACAGTGCCAGTTCATGCCGTCCAACTTCCACAGGTACGCGGTggacaaggacgacgacggacgcgccgacaTATGGCGGTCGCTGCCGGATGTGTTTGCTTCGATGGCCAACTTTTTGAAGCAGTACTGCGAATGGAACCCAAACGTGAGGCCGGCGGGGTTCAGGGTGACAGTGGAGGGGGATCAGCTGCCGGAGGATGTGATCGGTGGGTGGTGGGGAGAACGAAAGACGCCTAAACCGGCGAGTTACTTCCTTTGGAACGGGGTCAAGCCGCTTCACAACACGCTTAGGCTGCCTCGGAGCGCCGAGAGTGTCCTGCTGATGCCGGAGGGGAAGGATGGTCCGGCGTTTCTTGCGCTCTGCAACTTTCGCGCCATCATGAGGTACAACCCGTCGACGAACTACGCCATGGCGGTGTCTATGCTGGCGCAGgagatcgtcgacgaggtggcgGCTGTCAGAAAGGAGGCATAG